One window of Candidatus Hydrothermales bacterium genomic DNA carries:
- a CDS encoding TlpA disulfide reductase family protein, protein MKDTILTKEILKNAEKLDENKYKIAIKINYYLSRDDRKGLFSYIKDKKLDPLIPNFRTFSRQKFLSPNFQPESLIIWIKEREKEKFEDLEGIISYVSMTESHLKEKDYKSLYSWIYKAKKLADDPCYIRKSFAFYALPFVNHKDFYKIFKNYIEEYIEKLKESVYFRLSSFYFDKNNIDSSYSYIKEIVENKDFTQVDPWILNHYARVMYKKGMLERSKLAYAYSVFYHGDSTQIDTLKKICGKSYEKEIKKLKEKVFKKVGKVSDFELTLLDGSVFKYRENRDKIIVLNFWSTGCAPCREEIPELNELVEKFKNNEKVIFIAVTREGKKTVENFLKKKDFKYTIAINDTYLHKELNIFGLPTHLIIDRNGRIIFKQMGYAKGTGEKIEEKLRTLLK, encoded by the coding sequence TTGAAGGATACAATTTTAACGAAAGAAATCTTAAAAAACGCTGAGAAGCTCGATGAAAATAAATATAAAATCGCAATTAAAATAAATTATTATCTTTCAAGAGATGATAGGAAGGGGCTTTTTTCATATATAAAAGATAAAAAGCTTGATCCGTTAATACCAAATTTCAGAACTTTTTCAAGACAAAAATTTCTATCTCCTAATTTTCAGCCTGAAAGTCTTATCATATGGATTAAAGAAAGAGAAAAAGAAAAGTTTGAAGACTTAGAGGGAATTATTTCTTACGTAAGTATGACAGAATCGCATTTAAAAGAAAAAGATTATAAATCTCTATATTCGTGGATATATAAAGCAAAGAAACTCGCAGATGATCCCTGTTATATTAGAAAATCATTCGCCTTTTATGCCTTACCTTTTGTTAATCATAAAGATTTTTACAAAATATTTAAAAATTATATCGAGGAATATATTGAAAAATTGAAAGAAAGCGTATACTTTAGGCTCTCCTCTTTTTATTTTGACAAGAATAATATTGATTCTTCTTATTCTTATATAAAAGAAATAGTTGAGAATAAAGATTTTACACAAGTTGACCCCTGGATTTTAAATCACTATGCCAGAGTTATGTATAAAAAAGGCATGCTCGAAAGATCAAAGCTTGCCTACGCTTACTCAGTGTTTTATCACGGTGATTCTACTCAGATAGATACTTTAAAAAAAATTTGTGGGAAAAGTTATGAAAAAGAAATAAAAAAACTTAAAGAAAAAGTCTTTAAAAAAGTAGGGAAGGTATCAGATTTTGAACTAACTTTACTTGATGGAAGTGTTTTCAAATATAGAGAAAACAGGGATAAAATAATAGTTTTAAATTTTTGGAGTACAGGATGCGCACCATGTAGGGAAGAAATCCCTGAACTTAACGAACTTGTTGAAAAGTTCAAAAATAATGAAAAAGTAATATTTATTGCAGTTACACGGGAAGGCAAAAAAACAGTAGAAAATTTCCTGAAAAAGAAAGATTTTAAATATACTATAGCAATTAATGATACTTACCTTCACAAAGAATTGAATATCTTTGGCCTTCCAACTCATTTAATAATTGATAGAAATGGAAGAATTATATTTAAACAGATGGGATACGCAAAGGGTACAGGTGAAAAAATAGAAGAAAAATTAAGAACTCTATTGAAATAA